The following are from one region of the Colius striatus isolate bColStr4 chromosome Z, bColStr4.1.hap1, whole genome shotgun sequence genome:
- the SOST gene encoding sclerostin — translation MQISWAMCSACVFIQLAFRAVEGWQMFKNDATEIIPEITENTETPAEQIFIDNNTMNQAKHGGRHIQQAPEPNDASDFSCREMRTTRYLTEGPCRSIKPIKELICSGQCVPSHLLPNSIGRGKWWRQNSLDYRCIPAHTRTQRIQMTCPGEETRTYKFRAVTACKCKRYTRYHNQSELKDFGKETIRPQKNKKPRLSRSRSSKSNQHELENAY, via the exons ATGCAGATCTCTTGGGCTATGTGCTCTGCCTGTGTCTTCATCCAACTTGCATTTCGAGCTGTGGAAGGGTGGcagatgtttaaaaatgatGCTACAGAAATCATCCCAGAGAtcactgaaaacacagaaacaccagCAGAGCAGATCTTCATCGACAACAACACGATGAACCAGGCAAAGCACGGAGGAAGACACATACAACAAGCTCCAGAACCTAATG ACGCGTCCGacttcagctgcagagagatGCGAACGACCCGCTACTTGACCGAGGGGCCCTGCCGCAGCATCAAACCCATCAAAGAACTGATCTGCTCTGGGCAGTGTGTCCCCTCACACCTCCTCCCCAATTCCATCGGCAGAGGGAAGTGGTGGCGTCAGAACTCCCTGGACTATCGCTGCATCCCCGCTCACACTCGCACTCAACGCATCCAGATGACTTGTCCAGGGGAAGAGACTCGGACTTACAAATTCCGAGCTGTTACAGCCTGCAAATGCAAGCGCTACACTCGTTACCACAACCAGTCAGAGCTGAAGGATTTTGGCAAGGAAACCATCAGGCCTCAAAAAAACAAGAAGCCTCGTCTCTCCAGATCCAGGAGCAGCAAATCTAACCAGCACGAGTTAGAAAATGCTTATTAG